Proteins encoded in a region of the Phaenicophaeus curvirostris isolate KB17595 chromosome 1, BPBGC_Pcur_1.0, whole genome shotgun sequence genome:
- the SETD4 gene encoding SET domain-containing protein 4 — protein sequence MKKSRGRTGRKRRRKHLQSFMDGVNCSHQLEYIQLKKWLKDRGFEDSNLRPAWFWDTGRGLMTTKALQAGDLIISLPEKCLLTTATVLSSCLGEYIMKWKPPVSPLIALCTFLIAEKHAGEKSLWKPYLDVLPKTYTCPVYLEHDVVSLFPEPLRKKAQEQRTTVHELYMSSKAFFSSLQPLFAENTETIFNYSALEWAWCTVNTRTIYMKHSQRECFSLEPDVYALAPYLDLLNHSPNVQVTGAFNEQTRSYEIRTNSQCKKYEEVFICYGPHDNQRLLLEYGFVAMNNPHSSVYVSSDTLLKYFPPLDKQRNAKISILKDHDFLENLTFGWDGPSWRLLTALKLLSLGADEFTCWKRTLLGGVISARNEQQTLTIATKICHFLMGETQHVLLQISQLKRSRENLKKHLALAEALRLEDLKILQKSAGILRDLNVVTT from the exons atgaagaaaagcagaggtcGGACAGGTcgaaagagaagaaggaaacacTTGCAGAGTTTCATGGATGGAG tcaACTGCAGTCACCAACTGGAATACATTCAACTTAAAAAGTGGCTGAAAGACAGAGGATTTGAAGACAGCAATTTAAGGCCAGCGTGGTTCTGGG ATACAGGAAGAGGACTGATGACAACAAAAGCTCTTCAG GCAGGGGATCTGATTATTTCATTGCCTGAGAAGTGCTTACTCACCACAGCCACTGTCCTTAGTAGCTGCTTAGGAGAATACATTATGAA aTGGAAGCCTCCTGTGTCTCCTTTGATAGCACTCTGCACATTTTTGATAGCAGAGAAGCATGCTGGTGAAAAATCTCTGTGGAAGCCATATCTTGATGTTTTACCCAAGACATACACTTGCCCTGTTTATTTGGAGCATGATGTAGTAAGCCTCTTTCCTGAACCATTAAGAAAGAAGGCTCAGGAGCAGAGAACGACGGTCCATGAGTTGTACATGTCTTCCAaggcttttttctcttctctgcagcctTTGTTTGCTGAGAACACAGAAACTATTTTTAACTACAGCGCTCTAGAGTGGGCTTGGTGCACTGTTAATACCAGGACAATATACATGAAACATTCACAGAGGGAATGTTTTTCTCTTGAGCCAGATGTTTATGCATTGGCACCGTATTTAGATTTGCTAAACCACAGTCCAAACGTTCAG GTAACGGGTGCATTTAATGAACAGACAAGAAGCTATGAAATTCGGACAAATTCACAGTgcaaaaaatatgaagaagtGTTTATCTGCTATGGGCCTCATGATAATCAGCGACTCCTACTAGAATATGGATTTGTTGCCATGAATAATCCTCACAGCAGTGTTTATGTCTCATCAG ATACTCTCCTCAAATATTTTCCACCACTGGACaagcagagaaatgcaaaaatttCCATTCTAAAGGATCATGATTTCTTAGA AAACCTGACCTTTGGATGGGATGGACCATCTTGGAGACTCCTCACAGCCCTCAAGTTGTTAAGCCTTGGAGCAGATGAGTT taCTTGCTGGAAGAGAACGCTGCTTGGCGGTGTAATTTCAGCCAGAAATGAACAACAGACTTTGACTATAGCAACAAAAATATGCCATTTTTTAATGGGGGAGACGCAGCACGTCCTGCTTCAG ATTTCCCAGTtgaaaaggagcagagagaaCCTCAAAAAACACCTGGCTTTGGCAGAAGCCCTGCGCCTGGAAGATCTGAAGATACTGCAAAAATCAGCTGGGATTCTTCGTGACTTGAATGTGGTAACAACTTGA